A single genomic interval of Aureliella helgolandensis harbors:
- a CDS encoding tyrosine-type recombinase/integrase has protein sequence MAWLEQQKSGIYLVCFRYAGARLKRSTKTNEANKAEGIRLRIQENIELVERGRLEVPPGADLMSFLVSDGRLSGKPQPTGQMQLGCIYDKYRESLPRDSHAPESLRITKVHMRHVARILGQNTRLVTITAGDLQRYISKRSEEDGHRGKKVSTGTIRKEMATFRTLWRWAKRFDHVSSDFPNQGLHYPLQTEASPFLTLEEIQRRIDRGMVTGKISQLELWDSLYLSTKELDELLTYVKQNSTYGFLYPMTVLASHTGARRSEICRSRTEDIDFESDILMIREKKRIRGKQSFRHVPLSPFLKETLRQWCKQCGNTSYTFPLDHRVRRSRNAERRENWESVAPDEASDHLDAVLSGSKWKHIRGWHVFRHSFISNCASAAVDQRMIDAWVGHQTEEMRRRYRHLFPSSQRRELAKVFG, from the coding sequence ATGGCTTGGCTGGAACAACAAAAATCTGGAATCTACTTGGTTTGCTTTCGGTACGCTGGAGCACGGCTCAAGCGATCTACGAAGACGAACGAAGCCAACAAGGCGGAAGGCATTCGACTTCGCATCCAGGAGAATATCGAATTGGTGGAGCGCGGTCGCCTCGAAGTTCCCCCAGGTGCGGACCTCATGAGCTTTCTCGTCTCGGACGGTCGGCTCAGTGGCAAGCCGCAGCCCACCGGCCAAATGCAGTTGGGGTGCATCTATGACAAGTACCGCGAGAGTCTCCCCAGAGATTCGCACGCGCCTGAGTCGCTCCGTATTACCAAAGTCCACATGAGACATGTTGCTCGAATCTTGGGGCAGAACACGCGTTTAGTTACGATCACGGCTGGTGACCTCCAGCGATATATCTCAAAGCGCTCCGAAGAGGACGGGCACCGCGGAAAGAAAGTATCGACAGGCACGATTCGCAAAGAGATGGCCACTTTCCGAACGCTCTGGCGCTGGGCGAAACGCTTCGATCACGTCAGCTCTGACTTTCCGAATCAAGGCTTGCACTACCCACTTCAAACCGAGGCATCGCCTTTTCTCACTTTGGAAGAAATCCAGCGCCGCATCGATCGAGGAATGGTCACCGGTAAAATCAGCCAGCTTGAACTTTGGGACTCGCTCTATTTGAGTACCAAGGAGTTAGACGAGCTGCTAACCTACGTCAAGCAGAACTCGACGTACGGCTTCCTCTATCCCATGACGGTGCTCGCTTCCCACACTGGCGCCCGCCGCAGTGAAATTTGTCGCTCCCGTACTGAGGACATCGACTTCGAGAGCGACATATTAATGATCCGCGAAAAGAAGCGAATCCGCGGCAAGCAGTCTTTTCGCCACGTCCCGCTTAGTCCCTTTCTCAAAGAGACGCTTCGCCAGTGGTGCAAGCAATGCGGCAACACCTCGTATACATTTCCGCTCGATCACCGCGTCCGGCGGTCTCGCAATGCCGAGCGCCGCGAGAACTGGGAGAGCGTTGCTCCCGACGAGGCCAGTGATCATTTGGACGCGGTCTTGTCGGGCAGCAAGTGGAAGCACATACGCGGCTGGCACGTTTTTCGCCATAGCTTTATTAGCAACTGCGCTTCAGCCGCAGTCGATCAACGTATGATCGACGCCTGGGTCGGGCACCAAACCGAAGAGATGCGCCGCCGCTACCGGCACCTGTTTCCAAGTTCACAGCGTCGTGAGCTGGCGAAAGTCTTTGGCTAA
- a CDS encoding VOC family protein, giving the protein MNKVRCNLVVIRSKQLDAAARFYGALGLRLIKHRHGSGPEHFASEIDTPTFEIYPLTNEATATTGVRIGFAVESVDQVFEHLLSVGGQAVSAPKNSPWGRRAVIADTDGHRVELTSAIEPEEAAGG; this is encoded by the coding sequence ATGAATAAAGTACGTTGCAACCTAGTCGTCATTCGCTCCAAGCAGCTTGACGCCGCTGCGCGCTTCTATGGCGCACTTGGACTTCGACTTATCAAGCATCGACATGGGAGTGGTCCAGAGCACTTTGCCTCGGAAATTGACACCCCGACTTTTGAAATCTATCCTTTAACAAATGAAGCCACTGCCACCACAGGAGTCCGCATTGGTTTCGCAGTTGAAAGCGTGGATCAAGTCTTTGAGCATCTCCTGAGCGTGGGTGGACAAGCGGTCAGTGCCCCAAAAAATTCGCCATGGGGTCGTCGCGCCGTGATTGCAGATACCGACGGTCATCGAGTTGAGTTAACGTCCGCGATTGAGCCTGAGGAAGCGGCGGGGGGCTGA
- a CDS encoding helix-turn-helix domain-containing protein yields MLKSNTGKTGPREAVDESDVLQILLRRLDQIEAKLQIDPKGEREYFSVSEAAELLGKATFTVREWCRLERINARKRPSGRGRSLEWMISAKEIQRIIDQGLLPRDL; encoded by the coding sequence ATGCTAAAATCAAATACCGGAAAAACCGGTCCGCGCGAAGCAGTCGATGAAAGCGACGTGCTTCAGATATTGCTACGGCGGCTCGACCAAATCGAAGCCAAGCTGCAAATAGATCCGAAAGGGGAGCGTGAGTACTTCTCGGTATCCGAGGCAGCCGAGCTTCTCGGCAAGGCAACGTTTACCGTTCGCGAGTGGTGCCGTCTTGAGCGCATCAACGCCCGCAAACGTCCCTCTGGTCGAGGCCGAAGCCTCGAGTGGATGATCTCAGCCAAAGAAATTCAACGCATCATCGATCAAGGACTACTGCCACGAGACCTTTGA
- a CDS encoding MT-A70 family methyltransferase, producing MSKLTSSESQHDLGPQAASLDGGASELILPTIVGDLQLLVDRGAKFSTIYADPPWPYSNTAARGAAENHYKTMTMEDILREPVNLLAATQSHLHLWTTNAFLREAFDVMNAWGFQYKSCLLWVKPQMGMGNYWRVSHEFLLLGVRGSLPFQDNKCRSWISARRTVHSRKPFAFRELVERVSPGPYLELYGRVEQPNTTWTVYGNQVERRLF from the coding sequence GTGAGCAAATTGACCTCCAGCGAATCCCAACACGATCTCGGTCCACAGGCAGCAAGCTTGGACGGCGGCGCAAGCGAGCTGATCCTGCCCACGATCGTGGGCGACTTGCAATTGTTGGTTGATCGCGGCGCCAAATTCTCAACCATTTATGCCGATCCACCGTGGCCTTATAGCAACACTGCGGCTCGCGGTGCTGCAGAGAACCACTACAAGACAATGACTATGGAAGACATTTTACGGGAACCGGTGAATCTTCTTGCTGCCACCCAGTCACACCTGCACTTATGGACCACAAATGCATTCTTGCGAGAAGCATTCGACGTGATGAATGCTTGGGGATTTCAATACAAGTCGTGCTTGCTGTGGGTAAAGCCACAGATGGGGATGGGCAACTACTGGCGAGTTTCGCACGAGTTTCTGTTACTGGGAGTGCGCGGAAGCTTGCCATTCCAAGACAACAAATGCCGAAGCTGGATTTCGGCCCGCCGCACCGTGCACAGCCGCAAGCCGTTCGCATTTCGGGAACTCGTTGAACGCGTCAGTCCAGGTCCCTATTTGGAGCTGTATGGCCGAGTAGAGCAGCCCAACACCACATGGACCGTCTACGGAAACCAAGTTGAAAGACGATTGTTCTGA